The window ATCCTCCGATGGCATGATAAAGTGTCCATGTCCTAAATGCGGGTTTCAATATATGCAAACAAGAGAGGATGCATACGACCATCTGTTGTTACGACCATTTCCCCCTGGATATACTATTTGGGTGCGTCATGGTGAGCAGCCGGTTGACGAGAGGCCTGGATTGGGACGAGAAGATGAAAATTTGATATCCCAAGTGAATCAAATGCACCAGATGGTCAACGATGCATTCAATTTCATGATACAAAATGGGAGTGAGGACATCACAACAATCGAGCAtgcagaagatgatgaagatgtaTTACCGAGCTTGTATGAAGGTCCAAGTCGCGCGGCGCGGGATTTTAACGATCTACTGTCAGATGGAGAGCAGGAGTTATATCCCGGATGCTCAAAGTACTCCAAATTATCATTTTTAGTGAAGCTTTATCATATCAAGTGTATGTGCGGTGTGAGTGACAAGGCAATAACAATGATTCTTGACTTACTGCGCGACGCATTCGAACAAGCAAAACTCCCAAAGACAGTGTATGAAGCTAGGAAGACAATAAGAAAGCTGGGTATTGAATACACCAAGATAGATGCTTGTCCAAATGACTGTATGCTGTACCGAGGTGATGATGAGAATCTGACTAGGTGCAAGAAATGTGGATGTTCAAGATGGAAGCAGAAGACTAAAAAAGGCTCTATTATTAGGTTCAATGTACCagtaaagagaaaaggaaaacctATAGCAGCCAAGAGTCTTCGTTACTTTCCCCTCATACCACGACTGCAGCGGTTATTCATGTGCAGCAAGACATCGAGTGATATGTTATGGCATAAACAGGCGCCTAATAACGATGGTTTCCTTAGGCATCCAAGGGACGCTGAAGCATGGAAAAAGTTTGAtgcaaaatatactaatttttcCGCGGATCCGCGCAATGTTCGCCTAGCCTTGGCGAGCGATGGATTTAATCCCTTTGGGAATATGAGCACAAAGTACTCCATCTGGCCTGTGATTCTTATTCCGTATAATCTACCACCCTGGGTTTGCATGAAGCAGACATCTTTGATTCTATCCACGCTTATTCCCGGGCCGAAAATGCCAGGTAACGACATAGATGTTTATTTGCAGCCTTTGATAGATGAGTTGAAGCAATTATGGGATGGGGTTGAAACCTATGATGCCAAAGAGGGAAACACTTTCAAGATGTGTGCGGCACTGATGTGGACTATTAGCGACTTTCCAGGATTGGGGAACCTATCTGGCTGGAATACGCACAGTGGGTTAGCCTGTCCTACGTGTAACTTGGATGCTAAGCCACAGCGGCTGAAAGACAGTCAGAAATGGTGTTTCATGGGCCATCGACGCTTTTTAAatcagggacacaaatacagactaGACCGGAATAGATTTGACGGGCAGGTTGAAGGTAGAGATCCACCAACGAAGTTATCCGGAACAGATATCTTGAGGCAACAGTCTAATGTGCACGTTTCATTTGGGAAGAGTTCAAGCGTGACATCCAAAAAAAGACGCAATGGTCAGGACGCGGATGAAGATGACTCGCATTGGAAGAAGAAGAGTATTTTCTTTGACCTCCCGTACTGGGAGGACCAGATGTTGCGTCATAACCTCGATGTAATGCATATAGAAAAAAACGTGTGTGACAACGTGGTCTTCACTATCTTAAACGATAGCGGCAAATCAAAAGACAATCTTAAAGCTCGCAGGGATTTACAATGCATGGGTATAAGGCCAGAATTATGGCCGGGGGAAGGTGGTAAGTATACTTCTGCAATATTTGCGATGTCAAATTCACAGAGGGATGTATTCTTGAAGACTTTGCAGAATGTGGTCTTTCCAGATGGTTACTCTAGCAATGTTGCTCGTTGTGTTGATTTGCGACAGCGCAAGTTATCTGGGTTGAAAAGTCATGACTGTCATATTCTGATGGAACAATTACTCCCAATTTTGGTGAATAATGCACTTCCGAGTCCGGTGTCCAATGTGATTGCAAATTTGTCATCATTTTTCCGAGAACTTTGTGGGAAAGCCATAAACCCTATGCAGCTTGCTGAACTTCAGAATCATGTTGTGCAAACCTTGTGTCAGATGGAAATGATttttcctccatccttcttcaccgTCATGGTTCACCTCACCGTGCATCTCATTGATGAGGTTACTCTTGGGGGACCAGTACATTATAGATGGATGTATCCAATAGAAAGGTTAGCTTGCTTGTAAACCCCTTT is drawn from Arachis hypogaea cultivar Tifrunner chromosome 12, arahy.Tifrunner.gnm2.J5K5, whole genome shotgun sequence and contains these coding sequences:
- the LOC112730124 gene encoding uncharacterized protein, with protein sequence MIKCPCPKCGFQYMQTREDAYDHLLLRPFPPGYTIWVRHGEQPVDERPGLGREDENLISQVNQMHQMVNDAFNFMIQNGSEDITTIEHAEDDEDVLPSLYEGPSRAARDFNDLLSDGEQELYPGCSKYSKLSFLVKLYHIKCMCGVSDKAITMILDLLRDAFEQAKLPKTVYEARKTIRKLGIEYTKIDACPNDCMLYRGDDENLTRCKKCGCSRWKQKTKKGSIIRFNVPVKRKGKPIAAKSLRYFPLIPRLQRLFMCSKTSSDMLWHKQAPNNDGFLRHPRDAEAWKKFDAKYTNFSADPRNVRLALASDGFNPFGNMSTKYSIWPVILIPYNLPPWVCMKQTSLILSTLIPGPKMPGNDIDVYLQPLIDELKQLWDGVETYDAKEGNTFKMCAALMWTISDFPGLGNLSGWNTHSGLACPTCNLDAKPQRLKDSQKWCFMGHRRFLNQGHKYRLDRNRFDGQVEGRDPPTKLSGTDILRQQSNVHVSFGKSSSVTSKKRRNGQDADEDDSHWKKKSIFFDLPYWEDQMLRHNLDVMHIEKNVCDNVVFTILNDSGKSKDNLKARRDLQCMGIRPELWPGEGGKYTSAIFAMSNSQRDVFLKTLQNVVFPDGYSSNVARCVDLRQRKLSGLKSHDCHILMEQLLPILVNNALPSPVSNVIANLSSFFRELCGKAINPMQLAELQNHVVQTLCQMEMIFPPSFFTVMVHLTVHLIDEVTLGGPVHYRWMYPIERYLGRLNQYVRNRAQPEGSIAEGYLSEEILTFCSRYLDNIETRINRPGRVDDEPVDVLHNSGESMFPAIGKAVGAVSHFELTPMEKHQAHRHVLVNCDAVVPFLE